The genomic interval CTCCCTCTCCTTGCACAGCACCACCAGCAGTGGTGAAACCACAGTCAAAGTCAACTGCTTCAAGCTTTATCCCTTTCTCAATCTGGGCAGCTCTGATCGAGACCAGCAGAATTTGCCAGATGTGATCCCAACCTGTCTTCTGGCAGGTCTGGCAGGGGGCCACTGGAAGGTTTCTCACCTTCACCCACAGACACCTGTGTTTCAGATGCAAAGATCTGGCATATAACTCAAAACAGTGGAGTTGAGCAAACATTCTGTGGTGGGCTACTGAATTTGGGAAGCTCAAACTATGGCCCTATATTTCACATGGAGCAGGTCTTGTAGAAGTAGCAAAGAAAGAACCGATAGGTTTGACATCTAAAGATTCAATATTCCCTAAAGGTAAAAAGCACCATAAACAATGTGAGAAGCCAAACCATAAACTGGGCACAATATTTACAGGAACAGAGTTAATATTCTTACCAGAGAtgttaaaaatcaagaaacattAACTCATAGAAAGATGCAAACACTATGAAGGCATAATTCACACATTCACAATCCAAGTAGAAACCAATTGATTTCAACTATCACATTGCTGCAATGTGATTTGTAAAATACATTGCTAATACCCAATGTAGCTGATAGGAGGGTGTGTTGATAGAACTTTCAGCAGGCCAGTTTGGTAATATTTAAGATTTTATACGTACATCCTTTGACCAACAGTTTCTCTTGGGATTTAATGACAGGTAATAGTTGAGTAAAAGGATAAAAGGTTTTGTACAAAAACGTTCATTGTTGTGTTTATAATAGGACAAAAGTGGAAATTATCTAAATGTCAATTTATGGAAATAAGTAAATGATTGTATTTATACAGTGGAGAAACAGAGCAGCCATGAAAATGGAAGATTTGTTTGTGATGCCCGTTATACATTTTACGTCTAAAAATCAGCTTGAAAAGCGTATGCCGAGTATGCCACAATTTTTGTAACTAtatctgcatatatatatgtatatatatatccggATTGAAAACGAAAAATGCGCTAGTTATCTGAGCAATGGTTTTAGTTATATTCATACTGTGTAGAATATTCAGAAGTTTCTGCAGCAGAATGCTAGCTTTTTTATAACTAGAGGGGAAAGGGTGAAGCCTTTTGTAGGGACAGGAAGAAGGGGGCGAGGAGGCCGCCCTTTGGTGGCCCCAGGCGGAAATGGGCCTGCGGAAGTGGGGCATGTGGAACCGAGTGCGGGCGGTGCTGAGGGCCGGAGGGAGAGTGAGGCGGCTGCACTGCGGGGACCGGAAGAACGTGTAGCACTTGGAGGCGCTCGTCAGACAGTGCTGTCGTGGCAGCACCATGAAGTTTAAGGCCAAGATCACCAGCAAGCGCTCGCTAGAGCTCTTCATCCAGGTCAGCGCCACGGTGGCGAAGCTGGCAAAGGTCTGTGTGCTCCGCGTGTGCCAAGACAAGCTGTGCTTCAGCCTCGCGGGCCCCGGGGCTGTCCATGAGGCCAGGCTGTGGTGCGAGGTGAGGCGAGGAGCCATCTTCCACCAATTTCGCATGGAAGGCGTCTCAGAGGAACTCAATGAAATCCATTTAGAGCTGACGGCCGAGCATTTGTTCAGAGCCATGAGAAGTGCAGGGAAGGCTTCCTCCCTGAAGCTCCAGCTGACCAACAAGCGTCGCCCCTGCCTCACGGTGGCCGTGGAGCTGGCGTCGCAGACTGGCCACCCACGCGTGATGGTCCACGACCTGCCTGTGAGGGTGCGCCCCAGAAGATGGTGGAAAGAGTGCCCAGAGCCCAGTGTTGAAGCTGCAGATGCCAGCGTGCACCTGCCGCCTGTGAGGACCCTGAAGAGCATTGTGGAGAGGATGGCAAACATGGGTGACCACATGCTGGTGGAAGCTAGTCCAAATGGCAGAATGAACTTGAGTATTGAAACGGATGTAGTGtctattaaaagttattttaaaaatcttggaAATCCTCCAAAGTCTGCTGTTGGTACACCTCAAGACAGAGACCCAGAGAGCATGGTCCAAGTGCAGGTAGATAACAGGAAGCTTCTGCAGTTTTTGGAGGGACAGCACATAAACCCCACAACAGCCTTATGCAATATTTTGAGCAATACTCTTCTTCATCTTGTTTTGGTTCATGAAGATGTTTCTCTTCAGTACTTTATTCCTGCCTCATAAAAATTCAGCcagcttgtattttaaaaaaaaaagcttaagatCAGAAACCCTAAGTTAGTTGGGTTGAGAGTCTGTGCCCTCAGTGAGTTGTGAATACATATTTTGTTGAGACTTTCCTTTGCAAAATTCATATGAAGAAACCAGTGGACAAATGGTTGAATAGTTCCTCTTTTTGTTTATTGGCTTTGACagttaaaatgattttctttaattCAACCTTTTGAAAGaggattataaaaaaaaaagaatgaaaatacttGTGAATCCTGAAATATGAAGAAGATGACAAAGAAGAGCcctaaataacacatttttcctTCTTAGCACTTTTGTATTAAAGAGTATGTGAATTGAGAATACCATCTTGAATTAAATGGCTTTGCCTGTCAGACCTTGTCATGGCATTAGTTTTTACTTTAAACTGGCAGACTGCAGCTCCAGTTCTTTGTGGAAGTCCATAGGGGTAGCTCTTAGAACTAGTAACTGTTCGAGGACAGGTGCCTCTGGGCAGTTTCTGAGATCTATAAGGAAGAAAAACTTACTCAGGAAGCTGCTATTGAACAAACTTTTAACATTTTCTGGTCCCATCTCTCTCTGCTTAAGATTTAAATTCTCAAGGTAACTATTTCTAAAGAGGTTAGTGGGGATGCAGGGAAGACAAAAACATGTGCTATCCACAAGCTCTATAGAATCCCTATGGTGGTGCCCAGTGTTCAGGAAAATGTTGAAGACTCAGGATCAGAAAAGCAATGACTGAAGAGACCTTCCCAGATGGGATTAATCTAGAAAGTATTTAAGGGAAGTGAAGCAGAATTATTGAGTAGAAGAGGAGATGTACAAGGAAAGGTGCTTGTATTGTACCACCATATATTACTTCTCAGTAGTTATAGAATGAAAGAGCAGTGCAAAACActattattttcaacaaatagttaCTAAATTCTAACTAGGTTTGGGGTGCCAAGTAGGTCCAAATGTAGGAAGAAGGAAACTGCCCAGTAAAGCAGAATGGTATTGTGAATAGAACAGAGGAAATTGAGACAAAGTATTGCTAGTTGATGGAAAACCttagatttcattattttcatagcTATAATGGTAAATGTCTTAGTAGATTCCTATATATTTCTCGAAAGTGAGAAACCAACTTGATGGGCTGATGTTTCTGAATTCCCAAGAGACGAATTGGAAGCTCTGTGCAGCCCTGCGTGGCTGCAGGGCTGACTCTGTTTTATGGGCAAAGGGTATTTCTGCTGGAGGGCCATTTTAtcaattttgtctttcttttacctGGAATCCCCACTTTCTCACTCCCTCAGACAACTAGTGCCCTTCTGCTCTCCTCTGTCTCAACAGAAGAACCTGAGCTTCCCCAGGAGCAAATGGCAAATTATCTAACACTACCTTACACCTCGATAGAGTCTTAAGTTGAAAGTGTTTTTAGAGAACAATTAAGCTGCTTTGATCAAATGAGTCAGAAAGATTACCTTCTCCAAAGATAGGTTTGGTTAACCGCTGAAGTTGGACTTTTAGACATGTTGTATCCAGTATGGCTGAAATTACCCCAGAGAAGCAGGAGCTGTTTATCTGTGAGGCAGTTTCTACCTCTGTGTGTAGACAGCATGGGCTTTCCAGGAGACTGGGAATAAGAACATACCAAGGACAGGAAGAACCAGCCAGATCATGCATGAAATTTGGGATTATCTGAACATTTCTATCTGATGTGAGCAGGAGGTTAGAAACTATGTTGCTTTGGCACAAAGCACCCAGAACAAATCCTTTTTCTTTCAGGCTGGGATCCTCAGAGGTGAAGGTGacttaaatagaatttaaaatgtgCCATAGAGAGCAGAGCTGACCTGCACACATTGCATTTGAAATCTACCATCTTTGGGGAGTTTTGGAACAAAATCACCCAGATAAACCCTCTAAAGAGGAGATTCTCACCACCTTTGGTGTTAGTGATATTGTCACCTTTTTAACTTTGGAGTTAAGACTGGGTTTTTGGAAAACTCTAGTGTCTTAGAAGCTAAGCATTCATATATGGACATAGAAAATTTAGATaacctaaaagaaaaagatagtcaTCACTAGTAATCTCACCATTTAATGGTAACTACTGTTTAgttttgtgttgcttttttttgtgtgtgttgtcttgTCTTTTGCTTGccttggtttttgcttttgttttttgaaactgggtctcactgtgtagccctggctggccttgaactcaagattcttctGTCTCAGCTTCTTGAATGCTAAAAATTgtgtgtatcaccacactcagtttattgtatgtttttttaaaaaacaaatatgggGTTACACTATTTTACTCTTTAGTAATGAACCTTTTCATGGAACATAGAGTGAacatttcttatcattattcttgCTGATCTGCAACAGAGGTTCACAAGCTGTGACCCACAGGCTAAATTTGGCCTTTTTGTCAATGAAAATTACCAGAGTACATTTAATCATTTACATATCTGTGACCTCTTTGATACTATGATGGTAGAGTTGGGTGGCTTAAACAGAGATCATTTGGcctgaaaaacttaaaatatttaccatctggctctttacagaaaatgttttctaaCCCCTGATCTACAACCaaattaataactttttttttaaactgcttaTTATGTGCTGAATATGGAATCATAGTTAGGAACATGGATTCTGATTCTGTCACTCTGAGTGTGAACCCTGCCTCTGCCATTTACTACCTCTGGGACTAGGAATTAGGAAACCTCTGCAtgccttagtttttttttaatttataaaatagaaataatcatcTCAAAATGTGATTGCAAAGCATTATGGCTAGGGTAGAGAGGTCATTGTTAGctattattgttatcattgttAATTAGCTATCATTTTTTTCCACTTGCCATCAAAACAGTTCTGTGTGAAGTTTTTATTCTCCCAGGAGAAATTTGGGGCTGACAGAAGTTAGGTAGCTTGCTTAAGAGTCATCTAGATAGTAGGTAAGTGGCTGCAAGGTCATCACTGATTCCTTCCTTTGTTTAGTCAATCAGCCAATCAAAAATATCTGTGAGCCTGATGTCATCCTAATGGATAAGGATCCAGTGGCAAGCAAGCTCTCAAGAGATGCCTTTTCTAGCTGAATGAAGCAGATAATGAGATAAATAAAAGAGATTATTTCAAAAGGgcattaattataaaaaaataaaaccagattaTGACACAcaaagagaatgatgaaggaaGAGAGTGAGTTTCTGAGCTATGGCAATCATTATGAGCTT from Castor canadensis chromosome 8, mCasCan1.hap1v2, whole genome shotgun sequence carries:
- the Hus1b gene encoding checkpoint protein HUS1B — its product is MKFKAKITSKRSLELFIQVSATVAKLAKVCVLRVCQDKLCFSLAGPGAVHEARLWCEVRRGAIFHQFRMEGVSEELNEIHLELTAEHLFRAMRSAGKASSLKLQLTNKRRPCLTVAVELASQTGHPRVMVHDLPVRVRPRRWWKECPEPSVEAADASVHLPPVRTLKSIVERMANMGDHMLVEASPNGRMNLSIETDVVSIKSYFKNLGNPPKSAVGTPQDRDPESMVQVQVDNRKLLQFLEGQHINPTTALCNILSNTLLHLVLVHEDVSLQYFIPAS